A portion of the Hoylesella buccalis ATCC 35310 genome contains these proteins:
- a CDS encoding SusC/RagA family TonB-linked outer membrane protein, producing the protein MENKFRIRLRNGEIRLAAAAILTLATPLCALAAKGTMPVQAEQQRQIVVKGKVVDKQTKEGLIGASVTVKGLTTGAVTDINGNFSINVPYAEATIVVSYIGYQPQDVKLAGRKELVVELIEDAKALEEVVAVGYMKQRKETMTGAVATITTKDLTQSPTANLNNALAGRLPGLIANQYMGGEPGVDKAEVFIRGKATFNAQNPIVIIDGVERDMTYLAADEIETFTILKDASATAQYGIRGANGVVVITTKRGQSSDKASVNFKASYGFNKAVKFPTYLGSADYMTLYNEAMINDAHMNGQSAEEISKLNLFKKEAIDAHRTGQGYNWDYFDYAFKTAPQQDYTLSIRGGNDRVKYFVMANYFNQGTNLKYNSEATNGAESRFNRYNIRSNIDINITKNFWAKFDLGGRITDRTSPGTSAATIVTLANTQPPYLPITLDDNGNKANKNIFAQNPNGVLFGTQLYRYNILGELSRTGYQNEKNTYFEGALTLGHNLDFITKGLKVEGMFSYDFHGNRWIIRDIPYYLEGYKRLPGYATFEPLDGVDVYNDPTVPYKGAYGGGNKYEIDQNRNNGVNNNPQDSRYYAQFKLEYNRTFNQDHEVSAMFLANRSERNYNNDPYYRYQGMTGHASYYYQRKYLAEFNFGYNGSENFARGKRYGFFPSGSLGWVISNEKFMESTQSWLDYLKLRASYGLVGSDMLPSDRFAYLAYYGGANGYNFGPNLNTGIGGNREARLASTALTWEKAKKLNLGFDITMLQQRLNFSFDFFIEKRYDILTSLNTGAGADIQRLNFPAIVGASAPWINSSKIKNQGIDFELTWQDKIGRNFRYYIKPNFTFARNKIEFTNEINWGDNTWRQATGKPMYSNFTYVFDHFVADQAEADALNASGIQGSFGKLIPGDVVYKDMNNDKVIDDKDRAAQGYPRSPEIMFGIPVGITYKGFDFSVLFQGAANSSVLLNGAAVYDFPNFDNDKLGKVKPLHMNRWTPETAATAKYPALHLGTHNNNKNSRNSLFLYDASYMRLKNLEIGYSLPHSIIKIANLQQVRFYIQGQNLFTWDKLDDVDVDPETSSNGTWYPIQKTFNFGVNITF; encoded by the coding sequence ATGGAAAACAAATTCAGAATTAGATTGCGAAACGGAGAAATCCGGCTCGCAGCCGCAGCGATTCTTACCTTGGCCACTCCATTGTGTGCGCTGGCAGCGAAAGGCACTATGCCCGTGCAGGCCGAGCAGCAACGTCAGATTGTGGTAAAAGGTAAGGTAGTAGACAAACAAACCAAGGAAGGACTCATCGGTGCATCGGTTACCGTGAAGGGCCTGACAACGGGGGCTGTTACTGACATCAACGGCAACTTTTCCATCAACGTACCGTATGCAGAGGCCACGATTGTGGTTTCGTACATAGGCTATCAGCCTCAGGATGTGAAACTCGCAGGACGTAAAGAACTCGTGGTTGAGCTGATTGAAGATGCCAAAGCCTTGGAGGAGGTTGTGGCTGTGGGTTACATGAAACAGCGCAAGGAAACCATGACTGGTGCTGTAGCCACCATCACCACGAAAGACCTCACACAAAGCCCTACGGCCAACCTGAACAACGCCCTGGCCGGACGCTTGCCGGGTTTGATTGCCAACCAGTATATGGGTGGCGAGCCTGGTGTTGACAAGGCCGAGGTGTTTATTCGCGGTAAGGCTACCTTCAATGCGCAGAACCCTATCGTGATCATCGACGGTGTAGAACGTGACATGACCTATCTGGCTGCCGACGAAATAGAAACCTTCACCATCCTGAAAGATGCTTCGGCAACGGCACAATATGGTATACGCGGTGCCAACGGCGTGGTGGTAATTACCACCAAGCGCGGACAGTCGAGCGACAAAGCCAGCGTAAACTTCAAGGCATCATACGGATTCAACAAGGCGGTAAAGTTCCCTACATATTTAGGTTCGGCCGACTATATGACGCTGTACAACGAAGCCATGATTAACGATGCCCACATGAACGGACAATCTGCCGAGGAAATATCAAAGCTCAACCTCTTCAAGAAAGAAGCCATTGATGCCCACCGCACAGGGCAAGGATACAACTGGGATTACTTTGATTATGCTTTCAAGACGGCTCCTCAACAAGACTATACGCTGTCTATCCGTGGTGGTAACGACCGCGTGAAGTACTTCGTAATGGCCAATTACTTTAACCAGGGCACTAACCTCAAGTACAACTCAGAAGCTACCAACGGTGCCGAGAGCCGATTCAACCGATACAACATCCGGTCGAACATTGATATCAACATTACCAAGAACTTCTGGGCCAAGTTCGACTTGGGTGGTCGTATCACCGACCGTACCAGTCCTGGCACATCGGCTGCTACCATTGTTACACTGGCCAACACGCAGCCTCCTTACCTGCCCATCACACTCGATGACAACGGCAACAAGGCTAATAAGAACATCTTTGCGCAGAACCCTAACGGCGTGCTCTTTGGTACACAGCTCTATCGGTACAACATCCTGGGAGAACTAAGCCGCACAGGTTACCAGAACGAGAAGAACACTTACTTTGAGGGCGCGCTCACCTTGGGTCACAACCTTGACTTCATTACCAAGGGACTGAAGGTTGAAGGCATGTTCTCCTACGACTTCCACGGAAACCGTTGGATTATTCGTGACATCCCTTACTACCTTGAAGGCTACAAGCGACTGCCAGGCTACGCTACTTTCGAGCCACTCGATGGTGTTGACGTGTACAACGACCCTACTGTTCCTTATAAGGGCGCATACGGTGGCGGTAACAAATACGAGATTGACCAGAACCGTAACAACGGCGTGAACAATAACCCGCAAGACTCGCGCTACTACGCACAGTTCAAGCTGGAGTACAACCGCACCTTCAACCAAGATCATGAGGTAAGCGCCATGTTCCTGGCCAACCGCAGCGAGCGCAACTACAACAACGATCCTTACTACCGCTATCAGGGCATGACCGGTCACGCTTCTTACTATTATCAAAGAAAGTACCTGGCCGAGTTCAACTTTGGTTACAACGGGTCAGAGAACTTCGCCCGTGGCAAGCGTTACGGATTCTTCCCCTCAGGCTCACTGGGATGGGTGATCAGCAACGAAAAGTTCATGGAGAGCACCCAGTCGTGGCTCGACTACTTGAAACTGAGAGCATCTTATGGATTGGTAGGTAGCGACATGTTGCCTAGCGACCGCTTCGCATACCTGGCATACTATGGGGGTGCCAACGGATACAACTTCGGTCCTAACCTCAACACCGGAATCGGTGGTAACAGAGAAGCCCGCCTTGCCAGCACTGCCCTGACATGGGAAAAGGCCAAGAAACTGAATCTTGGCTTCGATATCACCATGCTACAACAGCGACTCAACTTCAGCTTCGACTTCTTCATCGAGAAGCGCTACGACATCCTCACCAGCCTCAACACCGGCGCAGGTGCCGATATCCAGCGGCTCAACTTTCCTGCCATCGTAGGTGCGTCGGCTCCATGGATCAACTCTAGTAAAATCAAGAACCAAGGTATCGACTTCGAACTGACATGGCAAGACAAGATTGGACGCAACTTTAGATACTACATTAAGCCCAACTTTACCTTTGCCCGCAACAAGATTGAGTTCACCAACGAAATCAACTGGGGCGACAATACTTGGCGCCAGGCCACCGGCAAACCTATGTATAGCAACTTTACCTATGTGTTCGACCACTTCGTGGCTGACCAGGCCGAAGCCGATGCCCTCAACGCCTCTGGCATCCAGGGATCGTTTGGCAAGCTGATACCCGGTGACGTGGTATACAAGGATATGAACAATGACAAGGTGATTGACGATAAAGACCGTGCTGCTCAAGGTTATCCACGCAGTCCAGAGATTATGTTTGGTATCCCCGTAGGCATCACATACAAGGGATTCGACTTCAGCGTGTTGTTCCAGGGCGCAGCCAACTCTTCAGTTCTGCTGAATGGCGCAGCCGTGTACGACTTCCCTAACTTCGACAACGACAAACTGGGTAAGGTAAAACCGCTGCACATGAACCGATGGACGCCAGAAACCGCAGCCACAGCCAAATATCCTGCACTGCACCTGGGCACACACAACAATAACAAAAACTCTCGCAACAGTCTCTTTCTCTACGATGCCAGTTATATGCGTCTGAAGAACCTGGAGATTGGCTACTCGCTGCCTCACAGCA